AGTCCGGAAAACGAGATTTTTGGATTCAGCCTGGACGAAAACAAAAAAGGTGAAATATTAATCAGCGAGCTTTTCCCGGGTGGTCCAGCATGGAAAAGCGGACTGATAAACGAAGGGGACCTTTTACTTAGCTTTTCATTTGAAGATGGAAAAACCATAAATGCAGTAGGTGAAGACTTTGAAGAAATCAATCAGAAAATAGGAGAAGAAAAAAGCAAACTTATCACGCTGACTTTAAGAAAATCGACCAAAGAAATAATTTCTGTAAGCCTTAGAAAAGAACTGATTTTACAGGAAAATGAGATTGTTAGGGGTTTTATTCTGGAAAAAAATGGAAATTACGGATATATCAATCTGCCCGCTTTTTATGGGGATGAAGAGACTGAGAATGAGTCGGGCTGCTCAAATGACGTAGCAAAAGAGCTGGTAAAGATGAAAGATGAGGGTATCAAGGGCTTGATACTGGATTTGAGATTAAATGGTGGCGGGTCAGTAGAAGAAGCCCTAGATCTGGCCGGAATATTTATTGATCAGGGGGTATTTGGTGCTGCAAAGCCTTATAAAGCCAAAAGCTTCCTGATGAAAGATCCCAACCGTGGGGCAGTATATGATGGTCCTATGATGGTTTTGGTAAATGAAGGAAGTGCATCGGCTTCCGAAATATTGGCAGCAATACTACAAGATTATAACCGGGCGATTATTGTGGGTTCTCCAACTTTTGGAAAAGGAGTGGCACAATCGGTGTTTGCACTTGACAGTAATGCCAAGGAACCAAAGTTTTATGCGAAAACAACAATCTGGAGAGTATTCCGACCGTCTGGAAGTGCCATCCAGCACCAAGGCGTCGAGCCAGATATCAAATTGCCCTCAATCTTGAAAAATATAGTGGAATCTGAAAATAAACAACCTTTTTCTCTTTTACCGGTTCCGTTGGAAAGAACATTGCATTTTGAACCAGGCCAAAAAATTGATGTTATGACTCTTGCAAAAAAAAGCAAAACCAGAGTAGAAAATAGCGTGAGTTTCAGGGGAATTGAAGAAATAAGTGATTTTTTGATAAAATATTCTGAAAACGAAAAACTCCCAATTGAACTTAATTGGAATAATTTTTGCGAAATTCAAAAGGTAGAAAACAAAAACTTTCAAAGTCTAAATAAAATATATAATATCAATGGCCCTTTGTTTGGGGTTAACATTCCTTCCCATGACAAAAACCGGACACAATTTGATCAATTTTGGAATGCACTGAATGAGAAACTCACCAAACAGATATCAAAAGATATTTATATAAACGAATCCCTTGAAATTTTAAATAACATAAACGAATAAATCACTCCAATGAAAAAAGTAATTTTTCTCCTCATCCTGTTTTTATCCTTTAATTCTTATGCTCAGGAAAGTTTAGAATATCTCAATCAAATCTCAGACTTACAAAATGATATTTCGAAAAAATATCTAAGCTATATCAGTTCGGTTTCACATGGAAAAAGTGCCAGAAAAGTAGAAAACAA
The sequence above is a segment of the Cytophagaceae bacterium genome. Coding sequences within it:
- a CDS encoding PDZ domain-containing protein is translated as MWRAVFTTYFFLFFVKINFAQKNTSELTVGQKASLLVDVLNKKHCQPREINDTFSEVLFDSFILNIDPEKDIFTQGDLNKIKTQKLLLDDQIKSKNIVFIPKITQILKSRLLSIDTLLASLSEKPVNLNSKFTYFPFYDSLSVDNAELKTRIQRKLKYRIFNQLYLSVLDTSTNSISDHFLNPQNLVLEEKKARKRVLDKFRNQISKIIQSKDEVFFRNYENLFLQTIAKIYDPHTEFFENEEVKDFIDALSPENEIFGFSLDENKKGEILISELFPGGPAWKSGLINEGDLLLSFSFEDGKTINAVGEDFEEINQKIGEEKSKLITLTLRKSTKEIISVSLRKELILQENEIVRGFILEKNGNYGYINLPAFYGDEETENESGCSNDVAKELVKMKDEGIKGLILDLRLNGGGSVEEALDLAGIFIDQGVFGAAKPYKAKSFLMKDPNRGAVYDGPMMVLVNEGSASASEILAAILQDYNRAIIVGSPTFGKGVAQSVFALDSNAKEPKFYAKTTIWRVFRPSGSAIQHQGVEPDIKLPSILKNIVESENKQPFSLLPVPLERTLHFEPGQKIDVMTLAKKSKTRVENSVSFRGIEEISDFLIKYSENEKLPIELNWNNFCEIQKVENKNFQSLNKIYNINGPLFGVNIPSHDKNRTQFDQFWNALNEKLTKQISKDIYINESLEILNNINE